A DNA window from Micromonospora inyonensis contains the following coding sequences:
- a CDS encoding winged helix-turn-helix domain-containing protein has product MGLSESSKQALEAFTGMRLHRSNLPVLAYDLNALEVLADRVRTLLVPELAQVIKVVGAAGEGEVFDRFVAQTAPFVELLDGVADLKVNAAQAMRGFLNQMELTDRQALVMFIFMMTELAVAFAMAFVLPVEAAAHIVKTRTIIQTILRSSMVRAAASSTAIQMLFMPGSSLLAQISMLADGLVPGVDWAQVGKQALYGLAVAGVTTAAGPALARFAGVVGGALAKFEVSDTTRNLLTSLMMVPVSEIGLEVVGDIAASYIVDGTYDPSGLGMAVISGALSGSGELGASGAGAAARRVAVGLGFNPTRPRWNMPAGTGFTADGRPVAPVTPAPSTYQPEVDDPAGAGSGGPGPVPVPPVPAPTLSAPDLSAPAWSAPDLPVPAWSVPSFSVPLVPVPEWVAAAGALVVEQWQRFQRELVDHYGGLLAGMGQARQFLAALPVSVERVFAGWVDARRGDRAVAAFLSAVGLPAAALTEGYLTGVRQRAVARVVEALAFSGGRIPAEVRARQVIAGLPAEFDRQALRSLAHLAVQHHIDQYLAAGLPTGTGTPTGAGVPTGAGVPTGAGVSGGAGAVVPSAGVLRAVEGGVWSQVDRGVDVILGAPAVLPGVVAGPDAGQVSAVGRVVRQAVTDLSARFSAVTVPGVTGAAAGVATVDVEEGGRVGGPAVPVMSERHTAAAAGLAQAQFTALARRYGVDPAGHAALVTSFQREWVDGYHKVLASAGGSVTPGTADVVGALGTVPGGAGSRVGGMSIVDVDSVGDTASVSDVSIASGGVFSPDLGSRDTDSTGFRDSGSISDVSLLDESISADSGGLGERAVAATGPAVERIHDLASGGYGRASDAQLRRLAADLGIQAASPDGVLPQLFEVSRDVVMADTFSGVYFADPAAADLDAAADRTAAQALPSVEGWFTIAGHRNLAERLADDPVRQALFLRMITASPAWQHAVAQARQRGGGIPDIMLVWCDAAWRGPGQATSFGGWLRTQLRARRLMSSTHEVDQIPGELRPHVDEPVRSVLFSDGSVELFGPDLVEAVRTADIVENGQEPGVRWPDQEDFVAAGGRHRWAGNTSGGQSPDPAEGGDPSGPGPVSAAQWVWGPSRDPGAQLPVPGPALGPDHPQGEDLSWLDDWGMLPMSGLVPAPPAGTGLPGLPGPLDDPYAPTASSWPAGWAEPGWPVPGMGVTDGHGAAMSTDFDQPGIDDQASDGGNLGDWAGDGGNLGDWAGEGGNLGDWATYPGPDMDWQPYLASWPAVARTDAGTVHAGDTLHHPADEPPTTPASPQPDQPQPQPQPAAGSRWVRDPGEARALFDQHAGHIATTTRQREQLRQLWNALIDRMDDNGIITASGSVLAEATSAPQPTVHDRIGALRDRGLLQRVREGRGGGAARYGVSDPGQPRQAPLPALPAGSRWVRDPGGARALFDQHADHIATTTRQREQLRQLWNALIDRMDDDGIITASGSALAEATFTLRPTVHDRIGVLRDRGLLQLVQEGRGGGAARYGVSDPGQPQQAPLPALPAGSQWVRDPGGARALFDQHAGHIATTTRQREQLRQLWNALIDRMDDNGIITASGSDLAEATFTPQRTVHDRIGVLRGSALLHLVQEGRGGGAARYGVSDPGQPQQAPLPAPPEGSRWLRDPGGARALFDQHAGHIATTTRQREQLRQLWNALIDRMDDNGIITASGSDLAEATFTLRRTVHDRIGALRDRGLLHLVQEGRGGGAARYGVSDPGQPRQAPLPALPEGGQWLRDPGGARALFDQHAGHIATTTRQREQLRQLWNALIDRMDDDGIITASGSDLVEATSAPQQTVHDRIGVLRDRGLLQRVREGRGRVAARYGVSDPGQPRQAPLPGPALGPDRPQGEDLSWLDHGATVPMSGPAPAPPAGTGLPGLPGPLDDPDAPTASSWPAGWAEPGWPVPGMGVTDGHGAAMSTDFDQPGIDDQASDGGNLGDWAGEGGNLGDWATYEVDPARSLDVDPADLLYPFEAVGTEPDPAPQPMDPPRPQAPPGPTSWSPPNGDQPSQSPGTQSFPPGPGMQDPAPQSPMSGLVPAPPAGTGLPGLPRPLDDPDAPTASSWPAVARTDAGTVHAGDTLHHPADEPPTTPASPHPDQPQPNPNQLRAAGGCATRARPGRCSTSTPATSPPQHGSGNSCGSCGTP; this is encoded by the coding sequence GTGGGTCTCAGTGAGTCGTCGAAGCAGGCCCTGGAGGCGTTCACCGGGATGCGGTTGCACCGGTCGAATCTGCCGGTGTTGGCGTACGACCTGAACGCGTTGGAGGTGCTGGCGGATCGGGTGCGGACCCTGTTGGTTCCGGAGCTGGCCCAGGTGATCAAGGTGGTTGGGGCGGCGGGGGAGGGTGAGGTCTTCGACCGGTTCGTGGCGCAGACCGCTCCGTTCGTGGAGTTGTTGGACGGGGTCGCCGATCTGAAGGTGAACGCGGCTCAGGCGATGCGGGGCTTCCTGAACCAGATGGAGCTGACGGATCGTCAGGCGCTGGTCATGTTCATCTTCATGATGACGGAGTTGGCGGTCGCGTTCGCGATGGCGTTTGTCCTGCCGGTGGAGGCGGCGGCGCACATCGTGAAGACCCGGACGATCATCCAGACGATCCTGCGGTCGTCGATGGTGCGGGCGGCGGCGAGCAGCACGGCGATCCAGATGTTGTTCATGCCGGGGTCGTCGTTGTTGGCGCAGATCAGCATGCTGGCTGATGGTCTGGTGCCGGGGGTCGACTGGGCGCAGGTCGGTAAGCAGGCGTTGTACGGGTTGGCGGTGGCGGGTGTCACCACGGCGGCCGGGCCGGCGTTGGCCCGGTTCGCCGGGGTCGTGGGTGGTGCTCTGGCGAAGTTCGAAGTGTCGGATACCACGCGTAACCTGCTGACCAGCCTGATGATGGTGCCGGTGTCGGAGATCGGCCTGGAGGTGGTCGGCGACATCGCCGCCAGCTACATCGTCGACGGGACCTACGACCCCAGTGGTCTCGGTATGGCCGTGATTTCCGGGGCGTTGTCGGGGTCGGGTGAGCTGGGCGCGTCCGGGGCCGGGGCCGCTGCGCGTCGCGTGGCTGTCGGTTTGGGGTTCAATCCGACCCGGCCCCGGTGGAACATGCCCGCCGGTACCGGTTTCACCGCCGACGGCAGGCCGGTCGCTCCGGTCACTCCGGCACCGTCCACGTATCAGCCGGAGGTCGACGATCCGGCGGGTGCGGGCTCTGGCGGGCCGGGCCCGGTGCCCGTCCCGCCGGTGCCGGCACCGACCCTGTCGGCACCGGACCTGTCCGCGCCGGCGTGGTCGGCCCCGGACCTGCCGGTGCCGGCGTGGTCCGTGCCGAGCTTCTCGGTGCCGCTGGTGCCGGTGCCGGAGTGGGTAGCGGCCGCTGGTGCGCTGGTGGTGGAGCAGTGGCAGCGGTTCCAGCGGGAACTGGTGGACCACTATGGTGGACTGCTGGCCGGGATGGGGCAGGCGCGGCAGTTCCTGGCCGCGCTTCCCGTGTCGGTTGAGCGGGTGTTCGCCGGGTGGGTCGACGCCCGGCGGGGTGATCGGGCTGTTGCGGCTTTCCTGTCCGCGGTCGGTCTGCCCGCTGCCGCGTTGACCGAGGGGTATCTGACGGGTGTCCGGCAGCGGGCGGTGGCCCGGGTGGTCGAGGCGTTGGCGTTCTCCGGTGGGCGGATCCCGGCCGAGGTGCGGGCGCGGCAGGTGATCGCCGGGCTGCCGGCGGAGTTCGACCGGCAGGCGCTGCGCTCGCTCGCGCACCTGGCCGTTCAACACCACATCGACCAGTACCTCGCCGCCGGCCTACCCACAGGCACCGGCACGCCGACAGGCGCTGGCGTGCCGACAGGCGCTGGCGTGCCGACAGGCGCTGGCGTGTCGGGGGGCGCTGGGGCGGTGGTGCCGTCCGCTGGCGTGCTCAGGGCGGTCGAGGGCGGCGTGTGGAGCCAGGTGGACCGTGGGGTCGATGTGATCCTCGGTGCCCCTGCCGTGCTGCCGGGTGTGGTGGCCGGTCCCGACGCCGGGCAGGTCAGTGCCGTGGGGAGGGTGGTCCGGCAGGCGGTTACCGACCTGTCCGCCCGTTTCTCGGCCGTGACGGTCCCCGGTGTCACCGGGGCGGCCGCCGGTGTGGCTACGGTCGATGTCGAGGAAGGCGGGCGTGTCGGCGGGCCGGCGGTGCCGGTGATGTCCGAGCGGCACACCGCGGCGGCGGCTGGTCTGGCGCAGGCCCAGTTCACCGCGTTGGCCCGCCGCTACGGTGTCGATCCGGCCGGTCATGCGGCGTTGGTCACCTCGTTCCAGCGGGAGTGGGTGGACGGGTACCACAAGGTGCTCGCCTCGGCCGGCGGGAGCGTGACGCCCGGGACGGCGGATGTGGTCGGGGCCCTCGGTACGGTGCCGGGTGGTGCCGGCTCCCGTGTCGGTGGCATGTCGATCGTCGACGTCGACAGCGTCGGTGATACGGCGTCGGTCAGTGACGTGTCTATTGCAAGCGGTGGAGTGTTCAGCCCCGATCTCGGCTCCCGGGACACGGATTCGACCGGTTTCAGGGACTCGGGTTCGATCAGTGATGTGTCGTTGCTGGACGAGTCGATCAGTGCCGACTCTGGCGGTCTCGGCGAGCGGGCCGTCGCGGCGACTGGGCCGGCCGTGGAACGAATCCACGATCTCGCCAGCGGCGGCTACGGCCGTGCCAGCGACGCTCAGCTGCGCCGGCTCGCTGCGGACCTCGGTATCCAGGCGGCGTCGCCGGACGGGGTCCTGCCCCAACTGTTCGAGGTGTCCAGGGATGTCGTCATGGCGGACACGTTCAGCGGCGTGTACTTCGCCGACCCGGCAGCGGCGGATCTGGACGCGGCGGCGGATCGCACGGCGGCGCAGGCGCTGCCGTCGGTGGAGGGATGGTTCACCATCGCCGGGCACCGGAACCTGGCCGAGCGGCTGGCCGACGATCCGGTGCGTCAGGCCTTGTTCCTCCGGATGATCACCGCCTCGCCCGCCTGGCAACACGCCGTCGCGCAGGCGCGACAGCGCGGCGGCGGCATACCTGACATCATGCTGGTCTGGTGCGACGCGGCATGGCGGGGACCGGGGCAGGCCACCTCCTTCGGTGGATGGTTGCGCACCCAGCTCCGTGCCCGGCGGCTGATGTCGTCCACGCACGAGGTGGACCAGATACCCGGCGAGCTGCGGCCACACGTGGACGAGCCGGTGCGGTCCGTGTTGTTCTCGGATGGTTCGGTGGAGTTGTTCGGGCCGGATCTGGTGGAGGCGGTACGGACCGCGGACATCGTCGAGAACGGTCAGGAACCCGGCGTGCGCTGGCCGGATCAGGAGGACTTCGTCGCCGCTGGCGGCCGGCACCGGTGGGCCGGCAACACCTCAGGCGGGCAGTCGCCCGATCCAGCGGAAGGCGGCGACCCGTCTGGTCCTGGCCCGGTGTCCGCCGCCCAGTGGGTGTGGGGCCCGTCGCGGGATCCAGGGGCGCAGTTGCCGGTGCCGGGCCCTGCCCTCGGACCGGACCACCCGCAGGGTGAGGACCTGTCCTGGCTGGACGACTGGGGTATGTTGCCGATGTCCGGGCTGGTACCTGCCCCGCCGGCGGGCACGGGTCTGCCAGGGCTGCCCGGGCCGTTGGACGACCCGTACGCCCCCACCGCGTCGTCCTGGCCGGCGGGGTGGGCGGAACCGGGGTGGCCGGTACCCGGCATGGGCGTGACCGACGGGCACGGTGCGGCGATGTCCACCGACTTCGACCAGCCGGGCATCGACGATCAGGCCAGCGACGGCGGGAACCTCGGCGACTGGGCCGGCGACGGCGGGAACCTCGGCGACTGGGCCGGCGAGGGCGGGAACCTCGGCGACTGGGCCACCTACCCGGGGCCGGACATGGACTGGCAGCCATACCTCGCGTCCTGGCCAGCGGTGGCCCGCACCGACGCCGGCACTGTTCACGCCGGCGACACCCTCCATCACCCGGCCGACGAGCCACCCACCACGCCCGCCTCGCCGCAACCCGACCAACCCCAACCCCAACCCCAACCCGCTGCGGGCAGCCGGTGGGTGCGCGACCCGGGCGAGGCCCGGGCGCTGTTCGACCAGCACGCCGGCCACATCGCCACCACAACACGGCAGCGGGAACAGCTGCGGCAGTTGTGGAACGCCCTGATCGACCGGATGGACGACAACGGGATCATCACCGCCAGCGGGTCAGTCCTCGCCGAGGCGACATCCGCGCCGCAGCCGACGGTGCATGACCGGATCGGGGCATTGCGCGACCGTGGTCTGCTGCAGCGGGTCCGAGAAGGTCGCGGTGGCGGGGCGGCGCGGTACGGGGTGAGCGATCCGGGTCAGCCCCGGCAAGCACCGTTGCCGGCCCTTCCCGCGGGCAGCCGATGGGTGCGCGACCCGGGCGGGGCCCGGGCGCTGTTCGACCAGCACGCCGACCACATCGCCACCACAACACGGCAGCGGGAACAGCTGCGGCAGTTGTGGAACGCCCTGATCGACCGGATGGACGACGACGGGATCATCACCGCCAGCGGGTCAGCCCTCGCCGAGGCGACATTCACACTGCGGCCGACGGTGCATGACCGGATCGGGGTATTGCGCGACCGTGGTCTGCTGCAGCTGGTGCAGGAAGGTCGCGGTGGCGGGGCGGCGCGGTACGGGGTGAGCGATCCGGGTCAGCCCCAGCAAGCACCGTTGCCGGCCCTTCCCGCGGGCAGCCAGTGGGTGCGCGACCCGGGCGGGGCCCGGGCGCTGTTCGACCAGCACGCCGGCCACATCGCCACCACAACACGGCAGCGGGAACAGCTGCGGCAGTTGTGGAACGCCCTGATCGACCGGATGGACGACAACGGGATCATCACCGCCAGCGGGTCAGACCTCGCCGAGGCGACATTCACACCGCAGCGGACGGTGCATGACCGGATCGGGGTATTGCGCGGCAGTGCTCTGCTGCATCTGGTGCAGGAAGGTCGCGGTGGCGGGGCGGCGCGGTACGGGGTGAGCGATCCGGGTCAGCCCCAGCAAGCACCACTGCCGGCCCCTCCCGAAGGCAGCCGATGGCTGCGCGACCCGGGCGGGGCCCGGGCGCTGTTCGACCAGCACGCCGGCCACATCGCCACCACAACACGGCAGCGGGAACAGCTGCGGCAGTTGTGGAACGCCCTGATCGACCGGATGGACGACAACGGGATCATCACCGCCAGCGGGTCAGACCTCGCCGAGGCGACATTCACACTGCGGCGGACGGTGCATGACCGGATCGGGGCGTTGCGCGACCGTGGTCTGCTGCATCTGGTGCAGGAAGGTCGCGGTGGCGGGGCGGCGCGGTACGGGGTGAGCGATCCGGGTCAGCCCCGGCAAGCACCGTTGCCGGCCCTTCCCGAAGGCGGCCAGTGGCTGCGCGACCCGGGCGGGGCCCGGGCGCTGTTCGACCAGCACGCCGGCCACATCGCCACCACAACGCGGCAGCGGGAACAGCTGCGGCAGTTGTGGAACGCCCTGATCGACCGGATGGACGACGACGGGATCATCACCGCCAGCGGGTCAGACCTCGTCGAGGCGACATCCGCACCGCAGCAGACGGTGCATGACCGGATCGGGGTATTGCGCGACCGTGGTCTGCTGCAGCGGGTCCGGGAAGGTCGCGGTCGCGTGGCGGCGCGGTACGGGGTGAGCGATCCGGGTCAGCCCCGGCAAGCGCCGTTGCCGGGCCCTGCCCTCGGACCGGACCGCCCGCAGGGTGAGGACCTGTCCTGGCTGGACCACGGGGCTACGGTGCCGATGTCCGGGCCTGCACCTGCCCCGCCGGCGGGTACGGGTCTGCCAGGGCTGCCCGGGCCGTTGGACGACCCGGACGCCCCCACCGCGTCGTCCTGGCCGGCGGGGTGGGCGGAACCGGGGTGGCCGGTACCCGGCATGGGCGTGACCGACGGGCACGGTGCGGCGATGTCCACCGACTTCGACCAGCCGGGCATCGACGATCAGGCCAGCGACGGCGGGAACCTCGGCGACTGGGCCGGCGAGGGCGGGAACCTCGGCGACTGGGCCACCTACGAGGTGGACCCAGCCCGTTCGCTCGATGTGGACCCGGCCGATCTGCTCTATCCGTTTGAGGCCGTGGGCACGGAACCCGACCCCGCGCCGCAACCGATGGATCCGCCCCGGCCGCAGGCCCCGCCCGGCCCGACATCATGGTCGCCGCCCAACGGCGACCAGCCCAGCCAGTCCCCAGGGACTCAGTCGTTCCCGCCCGGACCGGGCATGCAGGATCCGGCACCTCAGTCGCCGATGTCCGGGCTGGTACCTGCCCCGCCGGCGGGCACGGGTCTGCCAGGGCTGCCCAGGCCGTTGGACGACCCGGACGCCCCCACCGCGTCGTCCTGGCCGGCGGTGGCCCGCACCGACGCCGGCACTGTTCACGCCGGCGACACCCTCCATCACCCGGCCGACGAGCCACCCACCACGCCCGCCTCGCCGCACCCCGACCAACCCCAACCCAACCCCAACCAGCTGCGGGCAGCCGGCGGGTGCGCGACCCGGGCGAGGCCCGGGCGCTGTTCGACCAGCACGCCGGCCACATCGCCACCACAACACGGCAGCGGGAACAGCTGCGGCAGTTGTGGAACGCCCTGA
- a CDS encoding IS110 family transposase has translation MSVTDTAVPARGNSAGVDWAKDDYAVCVVDADGEPLERLALKYTRTGLRRLIDLLDRHRVDAVGIERPDGPIVDALLAADTTVYVIPPSQVKALRRRYGSAGNKDDRFDAYVLADTVRTDRRRLTPLVLDSETTTGLRKLCRARKDLVAHRIAVANQLRAHLATTLPATVELFNEIDSSISRQFLTRFTTQDALDWLSPKRLAAWLKSASYCGRTDPAVLHARIDAAPRGATGNYGQTLAGITRAYLATLAAIVAQIDALNQQITEALDLHPDRDIFTSLPRSGTVRAARLLAEIGDARGRFPTPASLACLAGVAPSTRESGKVRIVTFRWAVDKQLRDAVCDFAGDSRHANPWAADLYQRARARGHDHPHAVRILARAWLDIIWKCWTTNTPYDPDRHRALQHLLKQDHQVAA, from the coding sequence ATGAGTGTGACCGACACCGCCGTGCCGGCGCGAGGCAACTCGGCCGGGGTGGACTGGGCCAAGGACGACTACGCGGTCTGCGTGGTCGACGCCGACGGTGAGCCGCTGGAGCGGCTGGCGCTGAAATACACCAGGACCGGCCTGAGACGGCTGATCGACCTGCTTGACCGGCATCGGGTGGACGCGGTCGGCATCGAACGCCCGGACGGGCCGATCGTAGATGCGTTGCTGGCCGCCGACACGACCGTGTACGTGATCCCACCCTCGCAGGTCAAGGCACTGCGCCGACGGTACGGCTCGGCCGGGAACAAGGACGACCGGTTTGACGCCTACGTCCTGGCCGACACCGTCCGCACCGACCGGCGCCGGCTGACCCCGCTCGTGCTGGACAGCGAGACAACCACCGGGCTGCGCAAGCTGTGCCGCGCTCGCAAAGACCTGGTCGCCCACCGCATCGCGGTCGCCAACCAGCTGCGCGCCCACCTGGCCACGACGCTGCCGGCCACTGTCGAGCTGTTCAACGAGATCGACTCGTCGATCAGCCGGCAGTTCCTGACCCGGTTCACCACCCAGGATGCCCTGGACTGGCTGTCGCCCAAGCGCCTGGCCGCCTGGCTGAAGAGCGCGAGCTACTGCGGCCGCACCGACCCAGCCGTGCTGCACGCCCGCATCGACGCCGCGCCTCGCGGCGCCACCGGAAACTACGGACAGACCCTGGCCGGCATCACCCGCGCCTACCTCGCCACCCTGGCCGCCATCGTGGCCCAGATCGACGCCCTGAACCAGCAGATCACCGAAGCCCTCGACCTGCACCCCGACCGGGACATCTTCACCAGCCTGCCCCGCTCCGGCACCGTCCGCGCCGCCCGGCTGCTCGCCGAGATCGGCGACGCCCGCGGCCGGTTCCCCACCCCGGCGTCCCTGGCCTGCCTCGCCGGCGTCGCACCCTCGACCCGCGAATCCGGCAAAGTCCGCATCGTGACCTTCCGCTGGGCCGTGGACAAACAACTGCGCGACGCCGTCTGCGACTTTGCCGGTGACAGCCGCCACGCCAACCCCTGGGCCGCCGACCTCTACCAACGAGCCCGAGCCCGCGGCCACGACCATCCCCACGCGGTCCGTATCCTGGCCCGCGCCTGGCTGGACATCATCTGGAAGTGCTGGACCACCAACACCCCCTACGACCCGGACCGCCACCGAGCCCTCCAACACCTGCTCAAACAAGATCATCAAGTGGCGGCTTGA
- a CDS encoding recombinase family protein: MTVTPAPAEDDLLTPTPLAGMLVGYGRVSTREQNLARQQAALIAAGCAKCFFDKASGKNTDRPELAKMFEYIRPGDVLTVVSLDRLGRSLEDLIGIVGRLKRHGVGFQSLHEKLDTTTAGGMFVFHVFAALAEFLRTIIVANTNEGLAAARARGQRLGRPPAMTPEKVAYALQLLAEPNRTMTSIAKLLGVSRSTLYSALPRLIPAQPGEQVDLVDAASPRIGLTESFAMTPGRPAAAA, encoded by the coding sequence GTGACCGTCACCCCCGCGCCCGCCGAGGACGACCTGCTCACCCCGACGCCGCTCGCAGGCATGCTCGTCGGCTACGGGCGAGTCTCCACCCGGGAGCAGAATCTCGCCCGCCAGCAAGCCGCATTGATTGCGGCCGGCTGCGCCAAGTGCTTCTTCGACAAGGCCTCTGGGAAGAACACCGACCGGCCCGAGCTAGCCAAAATGTTCGAGTACATCCGCCCCGGCGACGTGCTCACCGTCGTCTCGCTCGACCGACTCGGCCGCTCGCTGGAAGACCTGATCGGCATCGTCGGCCGGCTCAAGCGCCACGGCGTCGGATTCCAGTCCCTACACGAGAAGCTCGACACCACCACCGCTGGCGGGATGTTCGTCTTCCACGTCTTCGCCGCGCTGGCCGAGTTCCTGCGCACCATCATCGTGGCCAACACCAACGAGGGCCTGGCCGCCGCTCGTGCCCGGGGGCAACGCCTCGGCCGGCCGCCGGCGATGACCCCGGAGAAGGTCGCGTACGCGCTGCAACTGCTCGCCGAGCCGAACCGCACGATGACCTCGATCGCCAAGCTGCTCGGCGTCTCGCGCAGCACCCTGTACAGCGCGCTGCCTCGCCTCATCCCGGCCCAACCCGGCGAACAGGTCGACCTTGTGGACGCGGCGTCCCCGCGGATCGGACTGACCGAGTCGTTCGCCATGACGCCGGGGCGGCCAGCGGCAGCGGCCTGA
- a CDS encoding IS5 family transposase, with protein MPAIPAWLIEPLWVQFAALLPDRPTYQPTHPLGCHRKRIDDRIVFDKLVQVLRFGCAYEAIADATCSATTIRGRRDEWIELGVFAQLKQIALDAYDRLVGLVLDDIAVDGCITKAPGGGEAAGRSPVDRGKQGMKRSLMVDGYGIPLGRVLAGANRHDSPLLGPTLDHLDDLGPLPQAITVHLDAGYDSQVTRALLAERGLTGEIAHKGDKAPIQASQRWHVERTNSWHNAFNRLQRCYERTEKVIDAFFDLADAIITVRSLIRRAWTLYRWNNRPARRR; from the coding sequence GTGCCTGCCATCCCAGCATGGCTGATCGAGCCGTTGTGGGTCCAGTTCGCCGCGCTGCTCCCCGATCGGCCGACCTACCAACCGACACATCCGCTGGGCTGTCACCGCAAGCGGATCGATGACCGCATCGTGTTCGACAAGCTGGTCCAGGTGTTGCGGTTCGGCTGCGCCTACGAGGCGATCGCCGATGCCACCTGTTCGGCCACCACGATCCGCGGCCGCCGTGACGAGTGGATAGAGCTTGGGGTGTTCGCCCAGCTCAAACAGATCGCCCTGGACGCCTACGACCGGCTCGTCGGCCTGGTCCTCGACGACATCGCCGTGGACGGCTGCATCACCAAGGCTCCCGGCGGCGGCGAGGCCGCCGGACGCTCACCGGTCGACCGGGGCAAGCAGGGCATGAAACGCTCGTTGATGGTCGACGGCTACGGCATCCCCCTCGGCCGGGTCCTGGCCGGCGCGAACCGACACGACTCACCCCTGCTCGGCCCCACCCTCGACCACCTCGACGACCTCGGCCCACTACCCCAGGCCATCACGGTGCACCTCGACGCCGGATACGACTCCCAGGTCACCCGCGCCCTGCTGGCCGAGCGCGGCCTGACCGGTGAGATCGCCCACAAGGGCGACAAGGCGCCCATCCAGGCGAGCCAACGGTGGCACGTCGAACGGACGAACAGCTGGCACAACGCGTTCAACCGGCTGCAACGCTGCTACGAACGAACAGAGAAGGTCATCGACGCCTTCTTCGACCTCGCCGACGCGATCATCACCGTCCGCAGCCTCATCCGGCGTGCATGGACCCTCTACCGGTGGAACAACCGACCCGCCCGCCGCCGATGA
- a CDS encoding IS5 family transposase — protein sequence MPASSGRGRPPKWTKRQMIDGIRWRVRTGTPWRDVPEAYPPGQILYEWFRRWQRDGTWADILAELQADGDAAGRIGWTVSVDSTVSRAHQHAAGPRRDGHAQKEPPGGLQTEPADHGLGRSRGGLTTKTHLACEQGRKPLAMVITGGQRGDSPEFIPVLRKIRVKRVGGGRPRTRPDLVLADKAYTSKGNRGHLRARDQGVHPEHGRSTVSGLVRWLRRRVLVPPRSECLRSWRRGAASGLGRGRPPCSLVHPCLTRAEVGSSAPVTVGPSPSSLDLRGPA from the coding sequence CTGCCTGCCAGCTCGGGCAGAGGACGTCCGCCCAAATGGACCAAACGGCAGATGATCGACGGGATTCGGTGGCGAGTACGTACGGGTACGCCGTGGCGCGACGTGCCCGAGGCGTATCCGCCCGGGCAGATTCTGTACGAGTGGTTCCGGCGCTGGCAGCGCGACGGCACCTGGGCGGACATCCTGGCCGAGTTGCAAGCTGACGGCGACGCCGCCGGGAGGATCGGCTGGACCGTGAGCGTCGACTCGACGGTCAGCCGAGCGCACCAGCACGCGGCCGGTCCCCGTCGCGACGGTCACGCGCAGAAGGAGCCGCCGGGCGGGTTGCAGACCGAGCCCGCTGATCATGGGCTGGGCCGATCGAGGGGCGGGTTGACCACCAAGACGCATCTGGCTTGTGAGCAGGGCCGCAAACCCCTGGCGATGGTGATCACCGGCGGGCAGCGCGGTGACAGCCCGGAGTTCATCCCGGTCCTACGCAAGATCCGCGTGAAGCGGGTGGGCGGTGGCCGGCCGCGGACTCGCCCGGACCTGGTCCTCGCGGACAAGGCGTACACCAGCAAGGGCAACCGGGGTCACCTCCGCGCGCGGGATCAAGGCGTGCATCCCGAGCATGGCCGATCGACTGTTTCGGGCCTGGTGCGCTGGCTGCGGCGCCGAGTACTGGTTCCACCTCGTAGCGAGTGCCTTCGATCATGGCGTAGAGGCGCTGCCAGCGGATTGGGCAGAGGCAGGCCGCCGTGCTCATTGGTGCACCCTTGTCTCACTCGAGCTGAGGTTGGTTCGAGTGCACCGGTGACCGTCGGGCCATCGCCCAGCTCGCTCGACCTTCGAGGTCCAGCATGA